In one Lolium rigidum isolate FL_2022 chromosome 3, APGP_CSIRO_Lrig_0.1, whole genome shotgun sequence genomic region, the following are encoded:
- the LOC124694614 gene encoding E3 ubiquitin-protein ligase RFWD3-like: MPPRSRGRRASPPAPVQEDEDVDFEVSYSEDADGPDEEDGSEGGGSDSSSSEESTDVEDGERSDEEGQSEGESEDEEEEEGESVAEGCGPSVPARVPRGAAAAAAAADRATNAPNCPVCMEPWTSEGAHRISCIPCGHVYGRSCLERWLMQRGNISATCPQCARRFRHKDIINLYAPEVVVLNNDLQKQLSSCREKVESLAEVVLKQGKLLEGIIAEKNQRSTDVGVAKRQKIAERSDGRTYLEPSASDRADHSSSNSCCFVLKNDLFFDGARVMGIDAANQIILASRKAPGVFGEHVLTKINMSSNYEARNIQLPPDTKVVKDICILPGGSALYASLGKRLSLLSMTTDSVVLQCYLPAPAWSCSAHDSASHHIYAGLQNGMLLVFDTRQTSRPLHSMAGLSSHLVHTLHSVTDSSGSRKVISASAIGPCMWDVDGNQSKPKLLLGEDNQRVCFSLACRPPSSDLLVASFRPKSDLSGDVAPSQAYVSQTPTPSGSGKLGYHTVITRTGSASFAQGSACYSNVSEIRMCKSSIISYGNGQHLFAFGDEALCGVRTWELPLFGMPAALPTHREPIFDLRYAESSAGDGYLGCLSDQKLQVFRVIR; the protein is encoded by the exons atgccGCCGCGCTCCCGCGGCAGGCGCGCGTCGCCTCCGGCACCGGTCCAGGAGGACGAGGACGTCGATTTCGAGGTCAGCTACAGCGAGGACGCGGACGGTCCGGATGAGGAGGATGGCTCGGAGGGGGGAGGTTCAGACTCGTCGTCGTCCGAGGAAAGCACGGATGTAGAGGACGGCGAAAGGTCGGATGAGGAGGGACAGTCGGAGGGCGAgtcggaggatgaggaggaggaggagggggagagtgTCGCGGAGGGGTGCGGGCCATCCGTGCCGGCTAGGGTTCCCcgcggcgcggcggcagcggcagcggcagcggataGGGCGACCAACGCCCCCAACTGCCCCGTGTGTATGGAGCCCTGGACCTCCGAAGGCGCGCATCGCATAAG CTGTATTCCTTGTGGGCATGTCTACGGCAGATCCTGCCTGGAGAGATGGTTAATGCAGCGGGGTAACATTAGTGCGACG TGCCCCCAATGTGCAAGGAGGTTTAGACATAAGGACATCATCAATCTCTATGCGCCGGAGGTTGTGGTTCTAAATAATGACCTACAAAAG CAATTATCGTCTTGCAGGGAAAAGGTCGAATCCCTTGCAGAAGTG GTCCTGAAACAAGGGAAGTTGCTTGAGGGGATAATTGCTGAGAAG AATCAGAGGTCAACAGATGTTGGTGTCGCAAAAAGACAG AAAATAGCAGAGCGCTCGGATGGAAGAACATATCTGGAACCGTCAGCCTCAGACAGAGCAGATCATAGCTCTAGCAACAGTTGCTGTTTTGTCTTAAAG AATGATTTATTTTTTGACGGAGCTCGAGTCATGGGCATAGACGCAGCTAACCAAATAATACTTGCTTCTCGAAAGGCACCTGGTGTATTTGGGGAACATGTTCTTACCAAG ATTAATATGTCTTCCAATTATGAAGCACGTAATATACAGCTTCCCCCTGATACTAAAGTTGTCAAGGATATATGTATCTTGCCTGGTGGCTCTGCTCTATATGCATCACTGGGAAAAAGGCTATCACTTCTCAG CATGACGACTGACAGTGTTGTTCTTCAATGCTATTTGCCG GCTCCTGCTTGGTCCTGCTCAGCACACGACTCTGCTTCACACCATATTTATGCTGGCTTGCAG AATGGAATGCTTTTGGTCTTTGATACTCGTCAGACTTCAAGACCCTTGCATTCTATGGCTGGGCTATCTTCTCATCTGGTTCATACACTCCACTCAGTCACTGATAGCAGCGGTTCCAGGAAGGTTATTTCTGCTTCTGCTATCGGACCTTGCATGTGGGATGTTGATGGCAACCAAAGCAA GCCAAAGTTGCTGCTAGGGGAAGATAATCAACGTGTTTGCTTCTCGCTCGCGTGTAGGCCCCCATCAAGTGATCTCTTGGTGGCCTCCTTCCGGCCAAAGTCTGATCTATCAGGAGACGTGGCTCCATCCCAAGCATATGTATCGCAAACACCGACACCGTCTGGATCAGGGAAACTGGGGTATCACACAGTCATCACAAGGACAGGAAGTGCATCCTTTGCCCAAGGCAGCGCCTGTTACTCGAACGTGAGTGaaatccgcatgtgcaaatcctCGATCATCTCTTACGGAAACGGACAGCACCTCTTTGCGTTTGGGGACGAGGCGTTGTGTGGGGTCCGGACCTGGGAGCTTCCTTTGTTTGGGATGCCCGCTGCTCTGCCCACCCATCGTGAACCAATCTTTGATCTAAGGTACGCGGAAAGTTCAGCAGGAGATGGGTACCTTGGCTGCCTGAGTGATCAAAAGTTACAGGTTTTTAGAGTTATCAGGTAG